The following are encoded together in the Paludisphaera mucosa genome:
- a CDS encoding 2-hydroxyacid dehydrogenase — protein MRAAVFSTKPYDRRFLDAAAEGTGHELRYFETRLTRDTAGLARGSAAVCIFVNDEADAPALQILKEGGVQVVACRCAGFNQVDVQEAQKLGITVVRVPAYSPHAVAEYAVGLILALNRHIPRACNRVREGNFSLDGLMGFDLFGKTAGVVGTGKIGGLVAKILHGFGCEVLGHDSYINPDCTAIGVRYVGLDELLAASDVVSLHCPLTPATNQLINEATLAKMKPGAMLINTSRGAVIDTGAVVGALKSGRLGYLGLDVYEEEEQYFFEDFSSRVIEDDVLARLLTFPNVLITGHQAFFTREAIGNIAQTVVDSLSNFEKGLPLPNKVDPAAIVL, from the coding sequence ATGCGCGCCGCCGTCTTCAGCACCAAGCCGTACGACCGCAGGTTCCTCGACGCCGCCGCCGAGGGGACCGGCCACGAACTCCGCTATTTCGAGACCCGCCTGACCCGCGACACCGCCGGGCTGGCCCGGGGCTCCGCCGCCGTCTGCATCTTCGTCAACGACGAGGCCGACGCTCCCGCCCTCCAGATCCTCAAGGAGGGGGGCGTGCAGGTCGTCGCCTGCCGCTGCGCGGGGTTCAACCAGGTCGACGTCCAGGAGGCGCAGAAGCTGGGGATCACCGTGGTGCGCGTGCCGGCCTACTCGCCGCACGCGGTCGCCGAGTACGCCGTCGGCCTGATCCTGGCCCTCAACCGCCACATCCCCCGCGCCTGCAACCGGGTCCGCGAGGGCAACTTCTCGCTCGACGGGCTCATGGGGTTCGACCTGTTCGGCAAGACCGCCGGCGTGGTCGGGACGGGCAAGATCGGGGGGCTCGTGGCGAAGATCCTCCACGGCTTCGGCTGCGAGGTCCTCGGCCACGACTCGTACATCAATCCCGACTGCACGGCGATCGGCGTCCGCTACGTCGGCCTCGACGAGCTGCTGGCGGCCTCCGACGTCGTCAGCCTCCACTGCCCGCTGACGCCGGCGACGAACCAGCTCATCAACGAGGCGACCCTCGCCAAGATGAAGCCGGGCGCGATGCTGATCAACACCAGCCGGGGCGCCGTGATCGACACCGGGGCCGTCGTCGGGGCCCTGAAGTCGGGCCGGCTCGGCTACCTCGGGCTGGACGTCTATGAGGAAGAGGAGCAATACTTCTTCGAGGACTTCTCCAGCCGGGTGATCGAGGACGACGTCCTGGCCCGCTTGTTGACGTTTCCCAACGTCCTGATCACCGGCCACCAGGCGTTCTTCACCCGCGAGGCGATCGGCAACATCGCCCAGACCGTGGTCGACAGCCTCTCCAACTTCGAGAAAGGGCTGCCGCTGCCCAACAAGGTCGACCCCGCGGCGATCGTCCTCTGA
- a CDS encoding PilZ domain-containing protein, with the protein MNVFHHRLRGDAPQVNVPVLDRRCWPRGELKCPDATLHWVSGFSESSLDARVVDLSQGGAGLLVPLAPPRDASLHLVFPGHGGTVVEGWAIACREQLEGGGMFVHMKFRQPCPERLLRRLLGDPSDEI; encoded by the coding sequence ATGAATGTCTTCCATCATCGGCTTCGGGGAGACGCCCCCCAGGTCAACGTCCCCGTGCTCGACCGCCGCTGCTGGCCTCGCGGCGAGCTCAAGTGCCCCGACGCCACGCTGCACTGGGTCTCGGGCTTCAGCGAGTCGTCGCTGGACGCCCGCGTCGTGGACCTCAGCCAGGGCGGAGCCGGCCTGCTCGTCCCCCTGGCCCCGCCCCGGGACGCCAGCCTCCACCTCGTCTTCCCCGGCCACGGCGGGACGGTCGTCGAGGGCTGGGCGATCGCCTGCCGCGAGCAGCTCGAAGGCGGCGGCATGTTCGTCCACATGAAGTTCCGCCAGCCCTGCCCCGAGCGGCTGCTGCGCAGGCTGCTGGGCGACCCGTCGGACGAGATCTGA
- a CDS encoding alpha/beta hydrolase, with the protein MSWSFRYHAPAALALSLALLPIGYDVLGRIRDRMASAASLSRRPDKGGLRYGPHERNVLDLWLPAGPAVGPPRPAPVAIFFHGGGFLGGDKSSVPAWLIRRCRERGIAVASANYRLSGQAPYPAPMRDGARAVQYLREHAAELGIDGGRLAACGNSAGAGIALWLGFHADLADPSDPDPIARRSSRPACLAVIGAQTSYDPRFIRERIGGRAHEHVAIRPFFGLKPGASLDDPSSAALFADASPLTHVAPGAPPAFLAYSEPKGPLPADGEPGRGIHHPNFGVALKERLDPLGVECVLVHDDDYRDRPDPEDGMPGDLVAFLARHLGR; encoded by the coding sequence ATGAGCTGGTCCTTCCGATACCACGCGCCGGCCGCCCTGGCGCTCTCCCTCGCGCTCTTGCCGATCGGTTACGACGTCCTGGGGCGCATCCGCGACCGGATGGCCTCGGCCGCCTCACTGTCTCGTCGACCGGACAAGGGCGGGCTCCGCTACGGGCCGCACGAGCGCAACGTGCTCGACCTCTGGCTCCCCGCGGGGCCGGCCGTGGGGCCGCCCCGGCCCGCGCCGGTGGCGATCTTCTTCCACGGCGGCGGCTTCCTGGGCGGCGACAAGTCGAGCGTGCCGGCCTGGCTGATCCGCCGCTGTCGCGAACGGGGCATCGCGGTGGCCTCGGCCAACTACCGGCTATCCGGGCAGGCCCCGTACCCCGCGCCGATGCGCGACGGGGCGCGGGCGGTGCAGTACCTGCGCGAGCACGCCGCCGAGCTGGGGATCGACGGCGGCCGGCTCGCAGCCTGCGGCAACTCGGCGGGGGCGGGGATCGCGCTCTGGCTGGGGTTCCACGCCGACCTGGCGGACCCCTCGGACCCGGACCCGATCGCCCGACGGTCGTCGCGCCCGGCCTGCCTGGCCGTGATCGGCGCGCAGACCTCGTACGACCCCCGGTTCATCCGCGAGCGCATCGGCGGGCGCGCGCACGAGCATGTCGCGATCCGGCCCTTCTTCGGCCTGAAGCCCGGCGCCAGCCTGGACGATCCGTCGTCCGCCGCGCTCTTCGCCGACGCCTCGCCGCTGACCCACGTCGCGCCGGGCGCGCCGCCGGCCTTCCTGGCCTATTCCGAGCCCAAGGGCCCGCTACCCGCCGACGGCGAGCCGGGGCGGGGCATCCACCACCCGAACTTCGGCGTCGCCCTCAAGGAGCGGCTCGACCCCCTGGGCGTCGAGTGCGTCCTGGTCCACGACGACGACTACCGCGATCGACCCGACCCCGAAGACGGCATGCCGGGCGACCTGGTCGCCTTCCTGGCGCGACACCTGGGGCGATGA
- a CDS encoding DUF3006 domain-containing protein, protein MPVQLSVDRFEGPDSSIAVLATEDGASIDVPRAWLPADAAPGDVLTLALSRDVAATRKLAEETKKLQGELKATDPGGDITL, encoded by the coding sequence GTGCCCGTCCAGCTCTCGGTCGATCGTTTCGAAGGGCCCGACTCGTCGATCGCCGTCCTCGCCACCGAGGACGGCGCGTCGATCGACGTCCCCCGCGCCTGGCTCCCGGCCGACGCCGCCCCCGGCGACGTCCTGACCCTGGCCCTCAGCCGCGACGTCGCGGCCACCCGCAAGCTCGCCGAGGAGACGAAGAAGCTCCAGGGCGAACTCAAGGCGACCGACCCCGGCGGAGACATCACCCTGTGA
- a CDS encoding ComEC/Rec2 family competence protein: MTGPLRRPFLKLAALALAAAALAAPARAQWNSGGPPRSPQALTVDVLDVGQGDSILIRSPEGKTALIDAGPTRDGAVQALKKKGITAIDLVVVTHHHLDHHGGMDAVIREFHPKYFLATDSSHTTQSWLRLLQTVKSENVTSVLPTAKPRRIELGSATLTVFPQPPEDPKSENDNSVGVRLQYGGFSMILTGDSEPPSRNWWLENCPDLLRDCSVLKLAHHGSHNGTDAPWLDMLKPELAVVSLGAGNSYGHPHSETLELLKRDRIPLVRTDEWGTISLVSDGSTWNLVSSSMLARRKAAPRRDAVVAGGEPTRGPSRSSSRRR, encoded by the coding sequence GTGACGGGCCCCCTCCGCCGCCCATTCTTGAAGCTCGCCGCCCTGGCCCTCGCGGCCGCGGCCCTCGCCGCGCCGGCCCGCGCGCAGTGGAACTCCGGCGGCCCCCCCCGGTCGCCGCAGGCCCTCACCGTCGACGTGCTCGACGTCGGCCAGGGCGATTCGATCCTGATCCGCTCGCCCGAGGGCAAGACCGCCCTCATCGACGCCGGGCCCACCCGCGACGGCGCGGTTCAGGCCCTCAAGAAGAAGGGGATCACCGCGATCGACCTGGTCGTGGTGACCCACCACCACCTCGACCACCACGGCGGGATGGACGCCGTGATCCGCGAGTTCCATCCCAAATACTTTCTGGCGACCGACTCGTCGCACACCACCCAGAGCTGGCTGCGGCTGCTCCAGACGGTCAAGTCCGAGAACGTCACCTCCGTCCTGCCCACCGCCAAGCCCCGGCGGATCGAGCTGGGCTCGGCGACGCTCACCGTGTTCCCTCAACCCCCCGAAGACCCGAAGAGCGAGAACGACAACTCGGTCGGCGTCCGCCTCCAGTACGGCGGGTTCTCCATGATCTTGACCGGCGACAGCGAGCCCCCCTCGCGGAACTGGTGGCTGGAGAACTGCCCCGACCTTCTCCGCGACTGCTCGGTCCTCAAGCTGGCCCACCACGGCAGCCACAACGGCACCGACGCCCCCTGGCTCGACATGCTCAAGCCCGAGCTGGCCGTCGTCAGCCTGGGCGCGGGCAACAGCTACGGCCACCCCCACTCCGAGACCCTCGAGTTGCTCAAGCGAGACCGGATCCCCCTCGTCCGGACCGACGAATGGGGGACCATCTCCCTGGTCAGCGACGGCTCGACCTGGAACCTCGTCTCCTCCTCCATGCTCGCCCGCCGCAAGGCCGCCCCCCGCCGCGACGCCGTCGTCGCCGGCGGCGAACCCACGCGCGGCCCCTCCCGCTCCTCCTCGCGCCGTCGCTGA
- a CDS encoding S8 family peptidase: MHRSPAARRAPRSVRLQVERLDERLVLSAVGLPTVAPSYPTDPQFGRQRGLNDPADVDVDAPEAWRVTTGSAATIVAVIDSGIDLKSPEFKGRLWVNPEASKRGRPAYGWNFVRDNGNVQDDFGHGTHVAGILGASANDGQGIVGVDWNAKLMILKTLDAQGGGDPDDAADAVRFAADHGARVINASWATDEYSQDLYDAIAYADAKGVVVVTAAGNDASNLDVRPLFPATFDLPNILVVAAVDPSGGLASFSNYGASAVDVAAPGVDVYSTYTSKAKYTTLSGTSMSVPYVTGVVSLLAGLHPDWSAEQLVDRVKSTVRPLASLAGVTTSGGMVDAAQAVGVAGSGPHGDVYSAPPPTTQRVAARGLRPVRARAARATAAASFPPAAPAFRPGMMRAAAAS; this comes from the coding sequence ATGCACCGCAGCCCTGCCGCCCGGCGAGCCCCGCGATCGGTCCGTCTCCAGGTCGAGCGGCTCGACGAACGCTTGGTCCTGAGCGCGGTCGGGCTCCCCACCGTCGCGCCGTCCTACCCGACCGACCCCCAGTTCGGCCGGCAACGGGGCCTGAACGACCCGGCCGACGTCGACGTCGACGCGCCCGAGGCCTGGCGGGTCACGACCGGCTCGGCGGCGACGATCGTCGCGGTGATCGACTCGGGGATCGACCTCAAGAGCCCCGAGTTCAAGGGCCGGCTCTGGGTGAACCCCGAGGCCTCGAAGCGGGGGCGGCCCGCCTACGGCTGGAACTTCGTCCGCGACAACGGCAACGTCCAGGACGATTTCGGCCACGGCACCCACGTCGCCGGCATCCTCGGGGCCTCGGCGAACGACGGCCAGGGGATCGTCGGCGTCGACTGGAACGCGAAGCTGATGATCCTCAAGACGCTCGACGCGCAGGGCGGGGGCGACCCGGACGACGCCGCCGACGCCGTCCGCTTCGCCGCCGACCACGGGGCGCGGGTGATCAACGCGAGCTGGGCCACCGACGAGTACAGCCAGGACCTCTACGACGCCATCGCCTACGCCGACGCCAAGGGCGTGGTCGTGGTCACGGCCGCGGGCAACGACGCGTCGAACCTCGACGTCCGCCCCCTGTTTCCGGCCACGTTCGACCTGCCCAACATCCTCGTCGTCGCGGCCGTCGACCCGTCGGGCGGCCTGGCCTCGTTCTCGAACTACGGCGCAAGCGCGGTCGACGTCGCCGCGCCCGGGGTGGACGTCTACAGCACGTACACCTCGAAGGCCAAATACACGACGCTCTCGGGGACGTCCATGTCCGTCCCCTACGTCACGGGCGTCGTCTCGCTCCTGGCGGGCCTGCACCCCGACTGGTCGGCCGAGCAGCTCGTGGACCGGGTGAAGTCGACCGTCCGGCCGCTCGCGAGCCTGGCGGGGGTCACGACCTCGGGCGGGATGGTCGACGCCGCCCAGGCCGTCGGCGTGGCGGGCTCTGGCCCCCATGGCGACGTTTATTCGGCCCCCCCGCCGACCACCCAGCGGGTCGCCGCCCGCGGGCTCCGGCCGGTCCGGGCGCGGGCGGCGCGCGCGACGGCCGCCGCGTCCTTCCCGCCGGCCGCCCCGGCCTTTCGCCCCGGCATGATGCGCGCGGCCGCAGCCTCATGA
- a CDS encoding inositol monophosphatase family protein produces the protein MTDEPDYAAELELVKGLAVEAAELAMKRSRTVTPVEKANHSYVTDLDNDLEKLIRSRLGDAFPDDRLTGEEYAPGGGDGPRRWSIDPIDGTGNLVHGLPLWAVSIGLIEAGVPVLGVIAVPPLGELYWAVKGHGAWRDGERLAVRDADAFHIQDNVCLGTNAMRRIDPRTVPGRLRDLGSACCEQIFVAAGRLQACVFLGEHAHDVAAGVVISSEAGCAFGTLEEPRLDTSAVVARTPIATPTFVAAPRRLDALLKTARLYPAAKLT, from the coding sequence ATGACGGACGAGCCGGATTACGCCGCCGAGCTGGAACTGGTGAAGGGCCTCGCGGTCGAGGCCGCCGAGCTGGCGATGAAACGGTCGCGGACCGTCACGCCGGTCGAGAAGGCCAACCACAGCTACGTGACCGACCTGGACAACGACCTCGAGAAGCTCATCCGCAGCCGCCTGGGCGACGCCTTCCCGGACGACCGCCTGACGGGCGAGGAATACGCGCCCGGCGGCGGCGACGGCCCTCGGCGCTGGTCGATCGACCCGATCGACGGCACCGGCAACCTGGTCCACGGCCTGCCGCTCTGGGCGGTCAGCATCGGCCTGATCGAGGCCGGCGTCCCGGTCCTGGGCGTGATCGCCGTCCCCCCCCTGGGCGAGCTGTACTGGGCCGTGAAGGGTCACGGGGCCTGGCGCGACGGCGAACGCCTGGCCGTCCGCGACGCCGACGCGTTCCACATCCAGGACAACGTCTGCCTGGGGACCAACGCCATGCGGCGGATCGACCCCCGGACGGTCCCGGGCCGGCTCCGCGACCTGGGGAGCGCCTGCTGCGAGCAGATCTTCGTCGCCGCCGGCCGGCTCCAGGCCTGCGTCTTCCTGGGCGAGCACGCGCACGACGTCGCCGCCGGCGTGGTGATCTCCAGCGAGGCCGGCTGCGCGTTCGGGACGCTCGAAGAGCCCCGCCTGGACACGTCGGCGGTGGTCGCTCGCACCCCGATCGCGACCCCCACCTTCGTCGCGGCCCCGCGCCGGCTGGACGCCCTGCTCAAGACCGCGCGGCTGTATCCCGCGGCGAAGCTCACGTGA
- a CDS encoding TolB family protein: MKTVSMQGRREFLAAAGLSSLFAGLARSTQAADDPPRRNRLFFTSQGKTGLVNADGTGLRYLEFDKPGQATWQPGAVFPDGRRVLILSMEPRRDGPGRPFGEYYTQTPTHIWIHDLETGSLEEICTKDRLAPFETPALLLGGSERILVQVVRKNVGQIFSMRLDGSDPLEFTRADEGLPYGMSLSPDGKRVAFHLAGPQGYQVWTSDADGANRVRIAAQPGHLYFGTSWSPDGRWILYVDCKPGEDPGHDWADVCVGRADGGEHRVLTRGKSMWFAATYGDPKTRGGGSNVPAWGRDGSILFPRRLPDSKPAWEFQAQRPDVDHFNRDYRPELARGGAEICRLDPRDGRETLLTHSDPPVWDFRASESPDGRFVAFCRATTGGAPAIWVMDADGENPRLITRGVDDLGADHPRWL; encoded by the coding sequence CGAATTCCTGGCCGCGGCGGGGTTGTCTTCGCTTTTCGCCGGGCTGGCCCGATCGACGCAAGCCGCGGACGACCCCCCCCGTCGCAATCGGCTCTTCTTCACGTCGCAGGGCAAGACGGGGCTCGTGAACGCCGACGGGACCGGCTTACGCTATCTGGAGTTCGATAAGCCGGGCCAGGCGACGTGGCAGCCCGGGGCCGTCTTCCCCGACGGCCGCCGCGTCCTGATCTTGAGCATGGAACCCCGGCGCGACGGCCCGGGTCGGCCGTTCGGCGAGTACTACACGCAGACCCCGACGCACATCTGGATCCACGACCTGGAGACCGGCTCGCTGGAGGAGATCTGCACGAAGGATCGCCTCGCGCCGTTCGAGACGCCGGCGCTCCTCCTGGGCGGATCCGAGCGGATCCTGGTCCAGGTCGTGCGGAAGAACGTCGGCCAGATCTTCAGCATGCGACTCGACGGGTCCGACCCGCTCGAGTTCACGCGGGCCGACGAGGGGCTCCCCTACGGCATGAGCCTGAGCCCCGACGGGAAGCGGGTCGCGTTCCATCTCGCCGGCCCGCAAGGCTACCAGGTCTGGACCAGCGACGCCGACGGCGCGAATCGCGTCCGGATCGCCGCGCAGCCGGGCCACCTCTACTTCGGCACGAGCTGGTCGCCGGACGGCCGCTGGATCCTCTACGTCGACTGCAAGCCCGGCGAGGATCCGGGTCACGACTGGGCCGACGTCTGCGTGGGCCGGGCCGACGGCGGCGAGCACCGGGTGCTGACCCGCGGCAAGTCCATGTGGTTCGCGGCGACCTACGGCGACCCGAAGACCCGGGGCGGCGGGTCGAACGTGCCCGCCTGGGGCCGGGACGGCTCCATCCTCTTCCCGCGCCGCCTCCCGGATTCGAAGCCGGCCTGGGAATTCCAGGCGCAGCGGCCCGACGTCGACCACTTCAACCGCGACTACAGGCCCGAACTCGCCCGGGGCGGCGCGGAGATCTGCCGCCTCGACCCGCGCGACGGGCGCGAGACCCTCCTCACGCATAGCGACCCGCCCGTCTGGGACTTCCGCGCGAGCGAATCGCCGGACGGCCGGTTCGTCGCGTTCTGCCGCGCGACGACCGGCGGGGCCCCGGCGATCTGGGTGATGGACGCCGACGGCGAGAACCCCCGGCTCATCACGCGCGGCGTCGACGACCTCGGCGCGGACCACCCGCGCTGGCTCTGA